A genomic stretch from Hemicordylus capensis ecotype Gifberg chromosome 1, rHemCap1.1.pri, whole genome shotgun sequence includes:
- the UMPS gene encoding uridine 5'-monophosphate synthase isoform X3 — translation MLIRRKEAKDYGTKRLVEGTINSGETCLIIEDVVTTGSSVLETAEVLRKEGLKVTDAIVLLDREQGGEAMLGKHGIRLHSVCTLSKVLKILEQQKKVSPEMMIRVEKFIQENIIKPSEHNGTAPMKRICKEMSFGARAELPGTHPLAARLLRLMEKKQSNLCLSADVTTSKELLQLAANLGPSICVLKTHIDILEDFTPEVIKQLRLLADQHEFLIFEDRKFADIGNTVKHQYEGGVFKIASWSDIVNAHVVPGPGVVRGLKEVGYPLQRGCLLIGEMSSEGSLATGDYTKAAVKMAEEHSDFVFGFISGSRVAERPEFLHLTPGVQMQAGGDSLGQKYLSPQEVIVGRGSDIIIVGRGILSASNRLKEAEAYRETAWESYLKRMGVNAPN, via the exons gtaccAAGCGTCTTGTGGAAGGCACCATAAATTCAGGAGAAACTTGTCTCATCATTGAGGATGTCGTTACCACTGGTTCAAGTGTGTTGGAGACAGCAGAGGTCCTTCGGAAAGAAGGGTTAAAGGTGACTGATGCCATAGTGCTGCTGGACAGAGAGCAAGGAGGGGAAGCCATGTTGGGGAAACACGGGATTCGCCTACACTCAGTATGTACCTTGTCTAAAGTTCTCAAGATCCTTGAGCAGCAGAAAAAAGTTTCTCCTGAGATGATGATAAGGGTAGAAAAATTCATCCAGGAAAACATAATCAAACCTTCTGAGCACAATGGTACTGCTCCCATGAAACGAATATGCAAAGAAATGAGCTTTGGTGCTCGGGCTGAGCTGCCTGGCACCCATCCACTTGCTGCCCGGCTTCTCAGGCTTATGGAAAAAAAACAGTCTAACTTGTGCCTGTCTGCTGATGTCACCACCTCCAAAGAATTGCTCCAGCTAGCTGCTAATCTGGGCCCTTCCATCTGTGTCTTGAAAACTCATATTGATATTCTGGAAGATTTCACCCCAGAAGTAATAAAACAGTTGCGACTGCTTGCAGACCAGCATGAATTCTTGATATTTGAAGACCGCAAGTTTGCAGACATTGGGAATACTGTGAAGCATCAGTATGAAG GTGGTGTTTTCAAGATAGCATCCTGGTCAGATATAGTTAATGCCCATGTGGTTCCTGGTCCTGGAGTTGTCAGGGGGCTGAAAGAAGTCGGATATCCTTTACAACGAGGATGTCTGCTGATTGGTGAGATGAGCTCAGAAGGATCACTGGCCACTGGCGACTACACTAAAGCTGCA GTTAAAATGGCTGAAGAACACTCAGATTTTGTTTTCGGATTTATTTCTGGCTCCAGAGTTGCTGAAAGGCCTGAATTCCTTCACTTGACTCCAGGAGTTCAGATGCAGGCCGGAG GTGATAGCCTTGGGCAGAAGTACCTGAGTCCTCAAGAAGTTATCGTTGGAAGAGGTTCGGATATCATCATTGTAGGACGTGGCATCTTGTCTGCATCCAATCGCTTGAAGGAAGCAGAGGCTTACAGAGAGACGGCGTGGGAGAGTTACTTGAAGAGAATGGGTGTTAATGCACCCAATTAA